The sequence CATCGAGACCAGCGAGCGGCAGGCCGACCGGACGCGGGCGCTCTTCGACTCCGGCGTGTTCGAGACGGAGGTGCTGAGGTCGGAGGAGGCGGATGCGACGGTGGTCACCGGGGTGGTGCTCTAGGGGCGCGGGCCGGCCTCGACAGCGGCGCGGCGTCGCGCGAGCTCCGCGTCCGCGATCCGGACGCCGGCGCGATGGGCCCGCAGCCCGACGAGGAGGGTCTGCGGCGAGGTCACGAACTGGCGCCGCCCGCCCTGGAGCAGGATCTCCCACGCCACCCGCGCCGAGCTCCGCCGCCACGACTCGAGGTCGTCCGTCGGCAGGTGCTTCGAGGCGAACAGGAGGCGGTTCCGGATGTTGTGGAAGTAGTAGGTCTTCGACTTCGCCTCGCCGCTCACGACGTGACCGCCCCCCGCCTGCGTGCCCCCCTCCGCGTGCACGGCGGTGACCTCGGCCAGGACCCGGAGCTCCCCGCCCGCCTGCATGACCCGGCGCGACAGGTCGACATCCTCCCAGTACAGGAAGTAGTCCTCGTCGAAGCCGCCGGAGCGGTCCCAGAGGTCGCTCGAGACGACGAGGCACGCGCCGCTCAGCCACTCCTCGACCCGCTCGGCGGAGCCGGTCCTCCGACGCCGTGACCGGATCCGGCCGTCGTCGAGGTAGAGGTCTGACCCGTCGAACCAGATCGAGCCGTCCGGGCGCAGGATGCGCGGGGAGGCCATCGTGCCGGGGTGCGCGCGCGAGAACGAGACGAGCGCCTCGAGCCCGGCGCCGTCGAGGACGGCGTCCGGGTTGACCAGGACGTGGTGGGCCGCCCCGAGCTCCTGCGCCCTCCGGACGCCGAGGTTCATCCCGCCGCCGAAGCCCTCGTTGCCGTCGGGCAGCACGACCGACCAGCCCTCCCGCTCGGCGAGGGCCGTCACCCGGCGCCGCTCGGCGTCGTCGGTGAGGTTGTCGACCACGACCGCGTGCACGCCCGGCACGACTCTCGTCAGGGTCGCGAGGTTGACCTCGAGGAGGTCGCTCGAGCCGTAGTTGACCACCACGATCGACACGTCGTCGAGTGAACTCATGTTCTCCGTCCCTCCGGGTGCGCTGCCCTGGGATGATTGCCCTCGTGACACCACCCGAACCCACCGTGACGATAGCCGTGCTCACCTTCCGGCGCCCCGACGACCTGCCGGTCGTCCTCCCGGCCCTCGTCGACCAGGCCCGCTCCGTCGCGGGCACCGCCCGCGCGCGCGTCCTGGTGGTCGACAACGACCCGGCCCGCTCGGCAGAGGCGACGGTGGCCGGCATCGCGGCCGACATCGCGGCCGGCATCGCGGCCGACACCGCGGCCGGCACAGGCTACGGAGACATCGAGGTCGCCTACGCGTGCGAGCGGGCGCCGGGGATCGCGGCGGCCCGCAACAGGGCGCTCCGCGAGTCGGAGGACTCCGACCTGCTCGTCTTCATCGACGACGACGAGCGCCCCTCCGCCCACTGGCTGCGGGAGCTCCTGCGGACGCTCCTCGACACGGGTGCCAGCGCCGCCGTCGGGCCGGTGGTCTCGGAGTTCGCCGTCGAGCCCGACCCGTGGATCGCGGCCGGGGAGTTCTTCGTGCGCCGCCGTCTGCCGACGGGGACGACGGTGGATGTCGCCGCGACGAACAACCTGCTCCTCGACCTCGCCTTCGTCCGCCGGCACGGTCTCGCCTTCGACACGGGACTCGGCGCCTTCGGCGGGGAGGACACCCTGTTCACGCGCCAGATCGTGGCCCTCGGAGGCAGCATCGTGTGGTGCGCGGAGGCCGTCGTGACCGACGTCGTGCCGGTGAAGCGCCTCACGAGGCGCTGGGTCGTCCAGCGGGCCTTCTCCAGCGGGAACGGCTGGAGCATGACCTCGTTGATCCTGACTCGGAGCCCCCTGCGGCGGGGCCGCCTCCGCGCCCGTCTCACGGCGTCCGGCCTCGTCCGGATCGCAGGAGGGGCGGTTCGGCTCTCGAGGGGCACCGTCCTCCGGTCGACGCGCGACCGGGCGAAGGGCGTCCGCACGATCGCCCGAGGTGCCGGGATGGTGTCCGGGGCGTTCGGCTATGCCTACCAGGAGTACCGCCGAGACTGAGCCCGGCCGGCGGCCGGCTGCGCCGCAGGAGCGCTCAGCGCGCCGCAACGCCATCGTCGACGGACCTGTCGGCGTGGGCACCGTCCGAGGGGCCTGCGGTCGGGGCGGCCGCAGGGAGGGGCGCGGAGCGCCCCGTCTGCTCCTGTCGACGAGTGCGACCGCCGAGCTTCGCGTCGGTGAGGACGAGGCCGACGACGGGGGTCTTGGCGTTCTCGAGGGAGTCGAGAGCCGAGCGGAGCTGCCTGCGGTTGGTGGAGCGGCTCCGGACCGTGACGGCCGTGGCGTCGGTGAGGTGGCCGATCGTCAGCGCGTCGGCGTAGTCGAGGACGGACGCGGTCTGCACGATGACGAGATCGTAGGCGGCCGCCACCTCGCGGACGAGAGCGCCCATGGCGTTCGATCCGAGCGCGAAGTGCGGGTTGGAGTGGCCTCCGCCGGTCGTGAGGAGGTCGACGCTCCCGGTCCAGTGCGTGGTCGCCTCCTCGAGCGTGGCCGACTCGGCGAGCACGTCGCTGAGACCGGCCCGGTCGTCGACGGAGGCGAGCCTCGCCAGCGAGGGAGCGCGGAGGTCGGCGTCGATCACGAGCACCCGGGCGCCTCGCTCCGCCACGGCGAGAGCCAGATCGAGCGCGAGACCGCTGCTCTCGCCCGTGCGGGAGGCGGACGTGAGGGTGAGCGTCCGGAGCAGGCCCCCGTCGCCTGCGAAGCGCAGGGTCGCGCTGATCCTGCGCACGTCTTCGGCGAGGGCACTGTCGGGAGCGTCGCGGAGTGCCAGCTGGCCGGCGGCACCGCGCCGGGTCGCGCCGATGACGGGGACGCCAGAGCGCGCCTGCAGGTCGTCGACGGTGCGGAGGCGGGTGTCGAACAGGAGACGCCCGATGGCGTACAGGATGCCGACGACGAGGCCGATGAGAGCAGCAGAGATCTCGATGAGGTGGCGGTTGGGGCCGCTCGGGTTCTGCGGGACGAGCGCCGGGGCGACGATCGAGATGGCGACCGGGGCCTTGCCCGAGGAGGAGGTCGGCGCCAGGTCGGTCGCGACCGAGCGGAGCGAGCGCGCGACGGAGTTCGAGATGCTCGCGGCCCGGGTGGCCGAGGAGTCGGTCACGGTGATGTTCACGAAGACCGTGTTGAGCGGAACCTGCGCGTCGATCTGGCGCGCGAGCTTGGTCGGCGTGGTGTCGAGGTTCAGCTCGGCGATGACCGGCGTGAGGACCGATGAGGTGGTCGCGAGCTCGGCGTACGACTGGACGACGTTCTGCGTGAAGGTCGAGCCCTGCAGGAGGTCGCTCCCGCTGGTGTTGCCCGACGACGCGACGAAGAGGCTCGACTCCGACTTGTACGAGTCGGCGAGGGTCGACGCGAAGCCGTAGCCGACGATGCCGCCGACGAGCGTGAGCGCGACGAGGACGATCCAGCTCTTGCGAAGAGCCTTCCAATAGTCTTTCGGGTCCATCGGAGGGGCTTCCATTCCTGATCGGGGCGGGTCGGCGGCCGCTGGCTGCGGGAGATTCGGGCTCCCGAGCCGTGGTGCGGTGTCTCCCCCACCGGCACTGCCACAGCGATTCGCCAAGCCTAGGCGGTCGGGCCCTGGCCGAGCGACCGTGCGTCGTCGCACGAGGTGCCCCCAGATCGGGGGACAGCCGGTGTCCCCTGGGTCAGCGGGTGGCGCTGCCCGGCGCGACCGGGGCGTCGGGGCGGGGCCTCACGGGGCGCCTGGCCAGGACGAGCGGAGGCTCGTACAGCAGGCGCGCGGGCGTCGACGCGAGGACGGCGTGGAGGCGGAGGGCCAGGATCACGGCGAGGCCGGCCAGGATCGGCGGCAGGATCATCGCCACCGGCGTGAGGAGCCCGAGCAGGGGCGTCTCGTGGATGACGAACGCCATCGCCAGGAT is a genomic window of Frondihabitans peucedani containing:
- a CDS encoding glycosyltransferase family 2 protein, giving the protein MSSLDDVSIVVVNYGSSDLLEVNLATLTRVVPGVHAVVVDNLTDDAERRRVTALAEREGWSVVLPDGNEGFGGGMNLGVRRAQELGAAHHVLVNPDAVLDGAGLEALVSFSRAHPGTMASPRILRPDGSIWFDGSDLYLDDGRIRSRRRRTGSAERVEEWLSGACLVVSSDLWDRSGGFDEDYFLYWEDVDLSRRVMQAGGELRVLAEVTAVHAEGGTQAGGGHVVSGEAKSKTYYFHNIRNRLLFASKHLPTDDLESWRRSSARVAWEILLQGGRRQFVTSPQTLLVGLRAHRAGVRIADAELARRRAAVEAGPRP
- a CDS encoding Wzz/FepE/Etk N-terminal domain-containing protein, which codes for MDPKDYWKALRKSWIVLVALTLVGGIVGYGFASTLADSYKSESSLFVASSGNTSGSDLLQGSTFTQNVVQSYAELATTSSVLTPVIAELNLDTTPTKLARQIDAQVPLNTVFVNITVTDSSATRAASISNSVARSLRSVATDLAPTSSSGKAPVAISIVAPALVPQNPSGPNRHLIEISAALIGLVVGILYAIGRLLFDTRLRTVDDLQARSGVPVIGATRRGAAGQLALRDAPDSALAEDVRRISATLRFAGDGGLLRTLTLTSASRTGESSGLALDLALAVAERGARVLVIDADLRAPSLARLASVDDRAGLSDVLAESATLEEATTHWTGSVDLLTTGGGHSNPHFALGSNAMGALVREVAAAYDLVIVQTASVLDYADALTIGHLTDATAVTVRSRSTNRRQLRSALDSLENAKTPVVGLVLTDAKLGGRTRRQEQTGRSAPLPAAAPTAGPSDGAHADRSVDDGVAAR
- a CDS encoding glycosyltransferase family 2 protein — its product is MTPPEPTVTIAVLTFRRPDDLPVVLPALVDQARSVAGTARARVLVVDNDPARSAEATVAGIAADIAAGIAADTAAGTGYGDIEVAYACERAPGIAAARNRALRESEDSDLLVFIDDDERPSAHWLRELLRTLLDTGASAAVGPVVSEFAVEPDPWIAAGEFFVRRRLPTGTTVDVAATNNLLLDLAFVRRHGLAFDTGLGAFGGEDTLFTRQIVALGGSIVWCAEAVVTDVVPVKRLTRRWVVQRAFSSGNGWSMTSLILTRSPLRRGRLRARLTASGLVRIAGGAVRLSRGTVLRSTRDRAKGVRTIARGAGMVSGAFGYAYQEYRRD